In Thermoanaerobacterium xylanolyticum LX-11, the genomic window AAGAGATAAAATATACGTTGCCAGCATCACACCTATAGTAATAGGCGAAGACAATCTAGGGTTTTTTAAAAAACCTGAAAAATACAATCCCAATGAAACATATATAAGCTGCAGTGCAAATACCCCCAACATCAATTTTAACACATCACCGCTAATGTTTTCACCCTTGCTGTAGTATCCCACAAAGTACAAAGACGAAATGAAAGTAACAGCATTGAAAATGATTATATTTGTAAGCGCAGCAAAAAGCTTTGACGTAATAACATTTGCTCTCGGCACAGGTTTTGACATCAAAAATTCCGCAGTCTTATCATCTTCCTCTTTAGAAAGTATATTAGAGCCAATCAGTGAAGCGTGCAAAGCAGCCATCAATACGATGTATATAAACATGGCGCCGTAAAAACCTATAGCCTTCGATAAGTCAAAATTTCCACTGCCAAACATGGATTTTAGCGCGTCAGGCATCTTTGAAATCATATCGTTAAGAGATTGACCAGATATAGACGAGCTGGCAGCGTACTTTCCCATCGACGAAGCTACAACGGCAATCATCACCAAACACCATATAAGCAATGACTTAACGCTGGATTTCATCTCTTTAATGTAAATATTCACCCATATCCCCCCTTACATTGCATAGATGTCTCTTTTTTGGAAAAAGACATAGCTTAAAAAAATCGACACAACGACTATAATCAAAGATATGATGGAAAAATGAACGTCGTAGGAAGAATTCTTCATGATGTAGTTTAAATCGAAATATTTAAAAGGCGTCAAATATTTCATGTTGTCGTCGTTTAAAATAGCCTGAATCATGCCAATTACATAAAATGCAAATACCACTCCTAAAGATATAGAAGTTGTAGACTTGATCTTCTTCACAACTGATGACAACAAAACCCCCAGCGATAAAAATATCATCTCTACAAACAAAAGTGTGACAGAAATCATGAAAAAGAGTTTGATGTTAAAGGGCTCTTTTACCACTGATTTTGCCATGATAAATGCAGATAAAAAGTAAACGGCATCTGTAATCAGAAGTATGACAATGGATGACAAAATCTTTGACGTCAAAATAGATCCTCGCTTTACAGGCTTTGTCATGAGAAAATCAGCCGTTTTAAGCTTAATCTCCTTTGATATTGCAGCAACACCGTAATTCATGGCTTGTATAGCACCTAAAAGCACCACATAAGAAAATACATAAGAATAATAGCCTAAAAACTCAATTATGTCGTCTATGGAAATGCCAAAAGCCTTCCTCACGGCCACAGGATAGCCTTCTAATACATCCTTAAACAAAGACGCATTCTTGTAAAACGTAGGATACATGGAAAGTAAAAAAACTGCCACAAAAGCTAATGATATAGACCATACGGCTAAAGACTTTGTTTTTGATTTCAACTCGTACAAAAATACGTTCATATTGACACCCCCTTAAGTGTAGTAGTGCATGAAGATTTCTTCTAAACTGGGCTCTTCAATGGCAATATCTGATATGCTTATCTCCGCTATCTTCTTCGTTATATTGTTTATATCACCTTTAAATAAAAAGCTGACTATCCTGTCTTTTACCTGAAGATCGCTTACACCATCCATATTAAAATACTCAGTCTTTAAAGGAGCGTTTGCCTCAACGTAAACTTTCTTATAGCTATTTTCCCTCAATGTGCTTATCTTCTCAAGGCTCACTATTTTACCTTCCTTTATGATAGCCACCCTATCGCACAATTTCTGGACTTCGCTTAGTATATGGGATGAAAATAAAATTGTAACACCTTTCTTGTTTTCCTCTTTTAAAAGATTGAAAAATCTTTGCTGCATAAGTGGGTCAAGTCCGCTTGTCGGCTCATCTAATATAAGCAGTTTAGGCTCATGCAAAAGCCCCTGGACTATGCCTATTTTCTTTCTGTTGCCATATGAAAGGTCGTCGATCCTTTTGTCCGAATCCAAATCCATAAGTTCGGAAAGCTCTTTTATCCTCTTGCTGCAGTCCTTTTTATAAAAACTTGCAGAATACTTTAAAAGGTCTATCACCTTCATGTTGTCGTAGTAGAATACTTCTGATGGCAGATATCCTATATCCTTTTTTATATCTGGGCCGTACTTTATGCAGTCCTTGCCAAAAATCTTGGCACTGCCAGATGTGGGATAAATAAGTGATAAAAGTATCCTTATTGTGGTGGATTTCCCTGCTCCATTAGGCCCTATAAAGCCGAAGATTTCACCTTCTTCCACATCAAAGCTTACATCGATTATGCCTCTCGATTTCCCGTAATACTTGGTCAAGTTATTAACTTCAATGATTTTCATAAAAGCGCCTCCTTTTGACCATTTGGTCAATTTACAATTTGATTATAACTCTAATTGACCATGTAGTCAATTCACTTTTAAAAAATAAAAGGGATTTTAAAAGTACAGGGATTTTAAAAATTCCTCTTGAAAATATGGGTTATTGGAAAGTTCAATGTACTTAACCTTATCTCTTATCGCTTTAGATTTCTCAAGCATCTCATCAGAAAGAAGCGCAAAAGATGCTCCTAACCCTGCTGCGTTCCCTATCTGAACTGCCTTTTCTTTTAATCCCTTTGGTATAAGCCCTATTTCTGCAGCGCTTTCTACGCTTATGTAACTGCCAAACCCTCCTGCTAAGTAAACTTTTTTTATATCTTTTTCAACAATATTCATCTCTTTCATAAGAATATTGATTCCAGCCTGTATGGCTCCCTTTGCCAATTGTACCTGCCTTATATCCTTTTGTGTAAGGTATATGCCACCTGCCTCGTCTATTAAAAATGATGGCATATGGTCATATTGCACAATGCGATCTAAAAACTTTTTGCCAACTACGCTTGTCACTTCACCTTTATCCAATATCCTTCCAGTGGTATCAATTATCCCATGCTTAAAAAGTTCTGCCACCACATCGACGATACCTGAACCGCATATACCTTTTGCTGCCTTTCCTCCAATTGTAGTAAATACGGGATCTCTTTCAAAATCCACATGATCTATAGCCCCTTCTACACCACTTAATCCGAAAGTAATGCCAGCTCCTTCAAAAGCAGGCCCTGCAGCGGCAGAACAAGATATGAGAAAGTCTTTATTTCCCAACACTATCTCGCCATTTGTGCCTATATCTACCAGCAAAATGATATCATCGCTTTCACTGATGCGGCTTGAAAGTACAGCCGCCACCGTATCCGCTCCAACGTATGAAGCGACCATAGGAAGCGTCACAACGTATCCTTCTTTGTTTATATCTATTCCTAAATCTCTCGACTTTACCTCAATCGATGACGTAAACGAAGGTATATAAGGCGAATTAGCGATATTCTTAGCAGGTACTCCTAAAGCCAAGTGGACCATGACGGTATTGCCAACCATCACTATTTCATATATATTTTCATTTGAAATTCCTTGTCTTTCACAAAAATAATCTACTATCCTATTGATTTCTTCAATTATAGCCACATGCAATCTATAAAGTCCATCTTCTTTAGCGATTGTATAATTTATCCTCGATATGACATCAGCGCCATAAGATCTTTGTGGATTTACACCTGAAAAAACGTCTATCATTTTACCTGTATCAATGTCGTACAAATATGCAGCGATTGTAGTAGTGCCTATATCCAAAGATACGCCGTATAAACTACCAACAAAGTCAGCGCCTTCAACGGATATGACCTCATTCCTTCTCAATACGCAAATGGCATTGTAACCATTTTTCTCTAAGACGCCTGGAAGCCCCTTTAATACACTTAGTGGAATTTTTGCGTCAAATCCTAATGCACCGCATATCCTCTTAAAATCATCTCTCTGGTCATCCAGTGTAGGCATATCAAGCTTTATGCGGATTTTTTTAACTCTCGGGTTTACATTGCCAACTTCAAATAGACCCATGCTTCCAGTCAAGACTGATATTTTTCCTTCATCTAAAACTGTAATAGAAAGATCTCTATCAACATTTACAAAGCATGAAAGCCTTACACCTTTTTTAAGCTCTTCATCACTTAAATTTTTCATCTCGTCGGAAGTCACAGGAAGTTTTTCACTTACTATGACTTTACACTTTCCGCAGGTATGATAACCGCCACAAGAATTAGGCACTGGCACACCGTTTTCTATCAATGTTTTAAAAAGGTTTGAACCATCTTCTGCTAAAATTTCCTTGTATTCATCTTTGTATTTAACTTTCAGTGTGTGATGTATATTTTTCTCATTGCGGTAAATACACTGAAAAAAATCGCATTTGCTGCAATTGTGATGCGAAAATGACGACTTTATGCCTTTGCCAACGCCTAATACAAAGGACAGAGATTTTACAGGATGCATCATGTTATTTTCGTCCAGTATGACACCTATTTTTGACGCATCGAGATTTTTAAAAATGAGCTTCTGTGATGCTATATCCCACTTGTCATCACCGGGGAATATCATCTCAGTCACTTCAAACCCCTCTTTTAATGCATCATTTGCCACATCACTGTAAAACTTCTCGCAAAGCTTATCTAATGCTGCATTTCCAACGGCATCGTATATCATCCCATCCATATACTTTCCATCGTCAAAAAATCTTGATGATGCATTTTCAATGCCGTCTTTAATTGTGACAACAGCCATGACGACATATTCTGCACTTTTTAATCTTTCTACTATGTGCTTTTCATTTATCGTATCACCGCTTAGAAACCTTATGGCATCATTTTCATGGTCGTACTCAAAAGAAACCCTGTCAAAGCAAACTAAAGGCTCAATGAGATCATAAGCATCATGTATAGCATTCCTGATTTTGTCCAATAAACCTTTATAAGGCTCAGAATCTTTATATCCCAAATACCTTAAAACAGACTTCTCATCTATCTCTATTTCATAAGACCTTATATCCATCTTCTCCTCCTCATATATTTAATTAAGAATACTGAAATCTTTTTTATATATCATATATTAAGGAAAATTGAATTTCAATAATTTAAATTAATACAGTATTCTAAATTTCTAAATCGCTATTGATTATCAATCGATTTAGTGCTATTATTTTTATAAAAGTAGCACAAAAGGAGATGATACATCTGGAAGAAATTACACGTTTCGGGGTCTCGATGGAAGCGAATTTACTTTCACAGTTTGATAAATTGATTGAGTCAAAAAACTACAAAAACAGGTCTGAGGCAATAAGAGATTTGATCAGAGATTACATAGTGGAAAACCATTGCGAATCAGACGATGCCGAATCAATTGGCACTGTCACATACGTTTATAACCATGAAGTAAGGGAAATAAGCGACAAACTTGTGGACATTCAGCATGGACACCATGAAAACATAATATCCAGCATGCACGTTCACCTTGATGAACACAACTGCCTTGAAGTAATGGTTGTAAAAGGCACTTCAAGGATTATATCATCAATAGCTGATGAGATAATCAGCACAAAAGGCGTAAAACACGGAAAGCTTGTCATGACGACGACAGGCAAAAACTTATAAGGGGGAGTTTTTATGCATATACCAGACGGCTATTTAAGTCCTGCCACATGTGCCGTAATGGGTGCGGCAATGGTGCCTGTATTAGCTGTGGCAACAAAGAAAGTAAATGAAACTTTTGATAAGAAGGATGTACCAACAATGGCGATAGGTTCAGCATTTGCCTTCACCATAATGATGTTCAATGTGCCTATACCTGGTGGTACAACAGCACACGCTGTTGGTGCTACGCTTTTGGCCATCGCATTAGGTCCATGGGGAGCCAGTATTTCTATTACAGTCGCACTTCTTATACAATCGTTGTTCTTCGGAGACGGCGGCATCTTGGCATTAGGAGCGAATAGCTTTAACATGGCATTCATAGCACCTTTTGTCGGATACGGTGTATACATGCTTCTTCAAAAGCTTAATGTAGGAAAAGTAATATCATCTGCCATAGGTGCATACATTGGAATAAACGCTGCAGCACTTGCAGCATCAATAGAATTAGGACTTCAACCTGTACTTTTTCACACAGCAGATGGTCGTGCCTTATACTTCCCATACGGGCTTAGTCAGTCTATACCTGCCATGATGTTGGCGCACCTTACAGTAGCCGGGTTAGTAGAGGCAGCAGTAACTGGACTTGTAGTTTACTACCTTATTAAAGCTGGTGAAGGTAACATACTCTATAAATTTGCTTACAGACTAAGAGGTGAAAATAAATGAAGAAACTTTTGATAGCTGCAGTAGTGATAATACTGCTTACACCGATTGGACTTTTAGCACCAGGATCTGCTTGGGGTGAATGGGGAATAGATGAGATAAAAAACATGGTAGGATATGTACCAAGTGGAATGAAACATTTTTCAAATACGGTGAAGGCTTTATTTCCTGATTACGGCATACCAGGCTTTGACAAAAACTTTTTCCAACAATCCATAGGCTACATATTTTCAGCTATTGTAGGAATCGCATTAATTGCCATAGTGTTTTTTATCCTTAGCAAAATAATTGGTAGACAAGAGGGGAAAAATGAGTAATTTTATTGAGAAGACTGTATTGAGTATACAAAGTACATTTCAAGATATGTTTGAATCAGATGAAATTGCCAACAGACAAGGGCTTATGCAGTCACTGGATACAAGAGTGCGGCTTGTATCCATTTTGCTTTTGATTATCTTATGCAATATAAGCAGTTCATGGCAATTTTTGTGCTTAATGATTGTATACTCTATCTTTGTTGCTGTACTTTCGAAAGTACCAATAAAGTCCTATATATTCAGGGTTTCATCAGTCTCTGTGGTCTTTACAGGGATCGTATTAATACCATCCTTGTTTAACATCGTAAAACCTGGAAGTCCACTTATATACATTGGAAGAAACTTGTATATAACAAGCAATGGGGCTTTAAGCGCATCGATTTTTATAATGCGCTCTTTTGTCTCCCTTTCCTTCATATACATTTTGATACTGTCCACAAAGTGGGTGGAGATTTTAAAAGCTTTTAGGTATTTCAAACTGCCGAAAATTTTCTCTGCCACCCTCGATATGTCATTCAGGTATATAACTCTCTTTCTCGATGTAACATCAAATATGTTTCTTGCAAGAAAAAGTAGAAACGTAGGGCAGTCTAAAGGCAAAAGCGAGAGAAGATTTGTAGCGTCGTCAATGGGAAATCTCTTAATAAGATCAGAACATCTAAGCAGCGAAGTCTACAGTGCCATGATTTCTCGCGGATACAAAGGCGAGTACAAGACAATAAGCGACTTCAAATTCGGCATTTTTGACGTAGTCTGGATATTGTTCAACATATCATTTTTCACGGCAATTTTTCTTATAAAAGGAGGCAGACTTTGGATATAGTATTTGAACTTAAAAACATTTCATACTCATATATAAAGTCACAACCCGCGCTTATTAATGTGAACTTTAGCGTATTAAAAGGAGAAAGTCTAATAATTTTGGGTGCCAACGGCTCTGGAAAATCTACGCTATTAAAATTAATGGACGGGTTAATAAAACCAGATAGCGGAGATATATTAGCATTCGGCAAATCCATATTGAACATGAAAAGCGACTACGAATACCAATTTAGGAGAAAAGTAGGTTACCTATTTCAGGACTCTGACGTCCAGCTTTTTAATACGTGTGTATTTGATGAAGTAGCATTTACTCCACTGCAGATGGGATTAAATCCTGACAAAGTAAAAACAATGGTAGAAAAGACTCTTGAGTCGTTCGGCATTGCAAAATTACAAGATAGACCGCCGCACAGATTAAGTGGCGGCGAAAAAAAGAAGGTTGCTCTAGCATCAATAATGGTGATAAATCCAGATGTGTTGCTTTTAGATGAGCCTACAAACGGCCTCGATCCAAGATCGAGAAAGTGGCTTTACAAAATGTTAAGCGACCTAAAAGATGAGGAAAAGACGCTTGTAATATCTACCCACGATTTGGATTTAGCCAGAATCATTGCCGATAGAATCGTCGTGATGAATGAATCACACTCGATAGAAGCTGTAGGAAGAACCGATGAAATACTTGATAACAGCACACTACTTGAAAATGTGAATCTGATAATCGAGTAGGAGGCGGTGACTAACCGCCGTCCTCTCACACCACCGTACGTACCGTTCGGTATACGGCGGTTCATTAAGATTTAATGTACGATTAGATACCTTTTTGATAAACTTCTATAACCTATGTCTTCGAAGTATTTATTTGTAAGAGTCATATTGAGTATTTGGCTATTGGATATTCTCCAGTAGCCTTTCCTCGTATTGGCGTATGCCCAGGCTTTTTGTTTTTCTACTCCTAATTTTATCAGATTGTCATACTTTGTTTTTGTCTTCTTCCATTGCTTCCATATACATGCTCTTAGTCTACGCCTTATCCATTCGTCAAGAGCTTTCATTATTCCTTTCGCATCTGCTAATCCAAAATAGTTAACCCATCCTGTCGTTATCTGATTCAATCTACGTATTCTGTATTCCATGCTTATTCCCTTGTTTCGATTGGTTATTTCTCTTACTTTTTCCTTAAACCTTTTGATGGATTTTTCATGAATCCTTATTCTTACTTCGTTTTCTTTTGTATAAAACGAAAATCCTAAGAATTTTCTTTTCCATGGTCTATCTACAGCACTTTTTGTTTCATTGACTTTTAGTTTTAATTTGGTTTCTATGAATTTCTTTATGCTTTTCATTACTCTGTTTCCTGCTGACCTGCTTTTTACGTATATGTTGCAATCATCTGCATATCGACAGAATTTATGTCCTCTTCTTTCTAGTTCTTTGTCTAGTTCATCTAACATTATGTTTGCTAGTAGCGGACTTAATGGCCCTCCTTGTGGTGTCCCTTCTTCTGTTGCTACTTTGATTCCATTTATCATTACTCCTGATTCTAAGTATCTTCGTATTAGCTTCAGTACTCGTTTGTCTCCTATCCGCTTTTCTAATTTGGACATTAGTATGTCGTGGTTTACTCTGTCAAAGAACTTTTCTAAGTCTATATCTACTACCCATGTGCATCCTTCGTTTATATATACTTCTGCGGCTATTACTGCGTCTTTTGCACTGCGTCTAGGTCTGAAACCATAACTGTTATCAGAGAATGTATGGTCGTATATTCCACTTAGTATTTGGGCTATTGCTTGTTGTATTAGTCTGTCTAGTACTGTAGGTATCCCTAGTAGTCTTGTTCCTCCATCTGGTTTTGGTATTTCTACTCTCAACACTGGTTGTGGTTTATATTTTCCTTCCAGTAATTGTTGCTTTATGGTCGGCCAGTTTTCTTTGAGATACGGTAGAAGTTCATCTACTTCCATCCCATCGACTCCATGGCTTCCTTTATTTGCAACTACTCGTTTGTATGCTTCTTTCATGTTTTCTCGGTCTAGTATCATTTCAAGCATATTACTGGTGTATCTTTGTACATTGTTTCTTCTATCTTTTGACGCCGATGATATACTATGCACTTCCGCTCTCTCTTGAAATTCCATTTCTTGATTGAGCGGATAGCCTCTTTGTTGAGTTGTCTGCAGTCTCTGCATATCTTTCGAGTTCATAAGATTTCCAAAACCTCCTAATGTTCGGTCCTTCCTTATCTATTCATGACTAGATAAGTACTATGACCTCTGCTGACTTCTCAAGGTTCAGCCATACATCACTGCATGGGTTGTCATTTCAGAGTTCACTTTAATGACTTATCCTTGAGACCTCCCCGGGTAAGAACGATAACCTTCATCTCGTCTATCTGCCAGATTTACTGTATGGGGTTCGGGTAGTGTTGGACTTCGTTTTGTTCAGCAAACTCGTCCGCCCCAATTCAGCCTCTTATCTGGTTCGTATTCCTCAGACCGAGATTTTGCCTACCGCTTCCTTCAGATTCCACCTCACGATGGACACCCTTGCGGTTCAGCTAGTGGTTCCCACTACCAAGCCCACAGCGGACTTTCACCGCCAAGTTATCGCCCATGCCGGGCGCACTGAATTTAGCTCCCACAATCGGGAGCTTTCTATTTAGAATACAGTTTAAGCGATGACTGAAGAACATTAAGCATCACAATCACCAGCACCATAAAAACTACGATAAATGAAAATCCCACAAACACGCCAAATACATCACTTAGTTTACCTATTATAAAATTGGCTATCATGTTTATAGATGAACTTACAGTTACAATGACACTTATAACAACACCTGTATTTTCTTTAAAGCTCTTCATCGCCAAAGCCATAGTCGTAGGATAAATTATAGAGTAAAATAAGCCTGCCATGGACAGAAGAATCGATAAATTCTGACTTACCATGCTTAAAGCGACAAAAGATGCTGCTAATGATGCAAAAATAAAAATGCTCTTTACATAACCTATTTTTTCAACCACAAACCCACCTAAAAGCCTGCCTATTGTAAAAGCAGCAAAGAAAAGCGACAAGTACATAGAGCTTTTTACACTGTTCATGCCGTAAGATCCTTTAAGGTACGTCACAGCCCAATTTCCTATGCCGACTTCTGATGCAATGTAAAATCCTAACATGACTGAAAATAAAATGACATGCCTATCTTTTAATACATCCAAATATTTTACTTTACCACCATCTACATATTTAGCTGTACCAGGAAATCTTGTAAACAAAATTACAATAAGCATTAAAAGAGCTATAATGCCACCAAAAAGATATATGCTTTGCCATGAATACTTTAAAGCCACAAGCCTTCCCGCCGCATTTGGCGAAATTGTAGCACCTAAACCGTAAAAGAAATGCAAAAGGTTCATCATTATGGCTTGATTAACCAAAAATGCAACTGCAGCAGTGGCATTTATGCCTATCTCCAGCATCCCTATACCAAAATTCATGCAGAAGAAGAAAATCAAAAACACAAAGAAAACCGGAGATGCAAAATACCCCAAGATTCCTATGATGATAAAGACAAGTCCTAAGGACAATGCCATCTTACTACCATATCTATTTACAATCATCCCACCAACAAAAGAAGCTATGATAAAACCAAGGCTTCCTATAAACAGAAGAAGCCCAATGTACGTATAATCAACATTGTAAAACGACTTAATTGACGATAATACAGGACCTTTTATGTTATCGACAAGACCTATTAAAAGCATCAAAAGGTAATTTAAAACAACAATAAATATCTGCATTTTTTCCTCCCTTGTCAGTAATGCCATACTTCATTATATAGCATTAAAGAGAATAATACAATGAAATAACATCTTGAACTTA contains:
- a CDS encoding ABC transporter permease subunit; its protein translation is MNIYIKEMKSSVKSLLIWCLVMIAVVASSMGKYAASSSISGQSLNDMISKMPDALKSMFGSGNFDLSKAIGFYGAMFIYIVLMAALHASLIGSNILSKEEDDKTAEFLMSKPVPRANVITSKLFAALTNIIIFNAVTFISSLYFVGYYSKGENISGDVLKLMLGVFALQLIYVSLGLYFSGFLKNPRLSSPITIGVMLATYILSLAIDIYSHLSRLKYLTPFKYFDAKNLMNGKGFEIIYVVISALIVVFCIGGTYVFYQKRDLKI
- a CDS encoding ABC transporter permease subunit, translated to MNVFLYELKSKTKSLAVWSISLAFVAVFLLSMYPTFYKNASLFKDVLEGYPVAVRKAFGISIDDIIEFLGYYSYVFSYVVLLGAIQAMNYGVAAISKEIKLKTADFLMTKPVKRGSILTSKILSSIVILLITDAVYFLSAFIMAKSVVKEPFNIKLFFMISVTLLFVEMIFLSLGVLLSSVVKKIKSTTSISLGVVFAFYVIGMIQAILNDDNMKYLTPFKYFDLNYIMKNSSYDVHFSIISLIIVVVSIFLSYVFFQKRDIYAM
- a CDS encoding ABC transporter ATP-binding protein → MKIIEVNNLTKYYGKSRGIIDVSFDVEEGEIFGFIGPNGAGKSTTIRILLSLIYPTSGSAKIFGKDCIKYGPDIKKDIGYLPSEVFYYDNMKVIDLLKYSASFYKKDCSKRIKELSELMDLDSDKRIDDLSYGNRKKIGIVQGLLHEPKLLILDEPTSGLDPLMQQRFFNLLKEENKKGVTILFSSHILSEVQKLCDRVAIIKEGKIVSLEKISTLRENSYKKVYVEANAPLKTEYFNMDGVSDLQVKDRIVSFLFKGDINNITKKIAEISISDIAIEEPSLEEIFMHYYT
- a CDS encoding ASKHA domain-containing protein; this translates as MDIRSYEIEIDEKSVLRYLGYKDSEPYKGLLDKIRNAIHDAYDLIEPLVCFDRVSFEYDHENDAIRFLSGDTINEKHIVERLKSAEYVVMAVVTIKDGIENASSRFFDDGKYMDGMIYDAVGNAALDKLCEKFYSDVANDALKEGFEVTEMIFPGDDKWDIASQKLIFKNLDASKIGVILDENNMMHPVKSLSFVLGVGKGIKSSFSHHNCSKCDFFQCIYRNEKNIHHTLKVKYKDEYKEILAEDGSNLFKTLIENGVPVPNSCGGYHTCGKCKVIVSEKLPVTSDEMKNLSDEELKKGVRLSCFVNVDRDLSITVLDEGKISVLTGSMGLFEVGNVNPRVKKIRIKLDMPTLDDQRDDFKRICGALGFDAKIPLSVLKGLPGVLEKNGYNAICVLRRNEVISVEGADFVGSLYGVSLDIGTTTIAAYLYDIDTGKMIDVFSGVNPQRSYGADVISRINYTIAKEDGLYRLHVAIIEEINRIVDYFCERQGISNENIYEIVMVGNTVMVHLALGVPAKNIANSPYIPSFTSSIEVKSRDLGIDINKEGYVVTLPMVASYVGADTVAAVLSSRISESDDIILLVDIGTNGEIVLGNKDFLISCSAAAGPAFEGAGITFGLSGVEGAIDHVDFERDPVFTTIGGKAAKGICGSGIVDVVAELFKHGIIDTTGRILDKGEVTSVVGKKFLDRIVQYDHMPSFLIDEAGGIYLTQKDIRQVQLAKGAIQAGINILMKEMNIVEKDIKKVYLAGGFGSYISVESAAEIGLIPKGLKEKAVQIGNAAGLGASFALLSDEMLEKSKAIRDKVKYIELSNNPYFQEEFLKSLYF
- the nikR gene encoding nickel-responsive transcriptional regulator NikR, which translates into the protein MIHLEEITRFGVSMEANLLSQFDKLIESKNYKNRSEAIRDLIRDYIVENHCESDDAESIGTVTYVYNHEVREISDKLVDIQHGHHENIISSMHVHLDEHNCLEVMVVKGTSRIISSIADEIISTKGVKHGKLVMTTTGKNL
- the cbiM gene encoding cobalt transporter CbiM gives rise to the protein MHIPDGYLSPATCAVMGAAMVPVLAVATKKVNETFDKKDVPTMAIGSAFAFTIMMFNVPIPGGTTAHAVGATLLAIALGPWGASISITVALLIQSLFFGDGGILALGANSFNMAFIAPFVGYGVYMLLQKLNVGKVISSAIGAYIGINAAALAASIELGLQPVLFHTADGRALYFPYGLSQSIPAMMLAHLTVAGLVEAAVTGLVVYYLIKAGEGNILYKFAYRLRGENK
- a CDS encoding PDGLE domain-containing protein, with translation MKKLLIAAVVIILLTPIGLLAPGSAWGEWGIDEIKNMVGYVPSGMKHFSNTVKALFPDYGIPGFDKNFFQQSIGYIFSAIVGIALIAIVFFILSKIIGRQEGKNE
- the cbiQ gene encoding cobalt ECF transporter T component CbiQ; this translates as MSNFIEKTVLSIQSTFQDMFESDEIANRQGLMQSLDTRVRLVSILLLIILCNISSSWQFLCLMIVYSIFVAVLSKVPIKSYIFRVSSVSVVFTGIVLIPSLFNIVKPGSPLIYIGRNLYITSNGALSASIFIMRSFVSLSFIYILILSTKWVEILKAFRYFKLPKIFSATLDMSFRYITLFLDVTSNMFLARKSRNVGQSKGKSERRFVASSMGNLLIRSEHLSSEVYSAMISRGYKGEYKTISDFKFGIFDVVWILFNISFFTAIFLIKGGRLWI
- a CDS encoding energy-coupling factor ABC transporter ATP-binding protein, with protein sequence MDIVFELKNISYSYIKSQPALINVNFSVLKGESLIILGANGSGKSTLLKLMDGLIKPDSGDILAFGKSILNMKSDYEYQFRRKVGYLFQDSDVQLFNTCVFDEVAFTPLQMGLNPDKVKTMVEKTLESFGIAKLQDRPPHRLSGGEKKKVALASIMVINPDVLLLDEPTNGLDPRSRKWLYKMLSDLKDEEKTLVISTHDLDLARIIADRIVVMNESHSIEAVGRTDEILDNSTLLENVNLIIE
- the ltrA gene encoding group II intron reverse transcriptase/maturase, with the translated sequence MNSKDMQRLQTTQQRGYPLNQEMEFQERAEVHSISSASKDRRNNVQRYTSNMLEMILDRENMKEAYKRVVANKGSHGVDGMEVDELLPYLKENWPTIKQQLLEGKYKPQPVLRVEIPKPDGGTRLLGIPTVLDRLIQQAIAQILSGIYDHTFSDNSYGFRPRRSAKDAVIAAEVYINEGCTWVVDIDLEKFFDRVNHDILMSKLEKRIGDKRVLKLIRRYLESGVMINGIKVATEEGTPQGGPLSPLLANIMLDELDKELERRGHKFCRYADDCNIYVKSRSAGNRVMKSIKKFIETKLKLKVNETKSAVDRPWKRKFLGFSFYTKENEVRIRIHEKSIKRFKEKVREITNRNKGISMEYRIRRLNQITTGWVNYFGLADAKGIMKALDEWIRRRLRACIWKQWKKTKTKYDNLIKLGVEKQKAWAYANTRKGYWRISNSQILNMTLTNKYFEDIGYRSLSKRYLIVH
- a CDS encoding MFS transporter, with translation MQIFIVVLNYLLMLLIGLVDNIKGPVLSSIKSFYNVDYTYIGLLLFIGSLGFIIASFVGGMIVNRYGSKMALSLGLVFIIIGILGYFASPVFFVFLIFFFCMNFGIGMLEIGINATAAVAFLVNQAIMMNLLHFFYGLGATISPNAAGRLVALKYSWQSIYLFGGIIALLMLIVILFTRFPGTAKYVDGGKVKYLDVLKDRHVILFSVMLGFYIASEVGIGNWAVTYLKGSYGMNSVKSSMYLSLFFAAFTIGRLLGGFVVEKIGYVKSIFIFASLAASFVALSMVSQNLSILLSMAGLFYSIIYPTTMALAMKSFKENTGVVISVIVTVSSSINMIANFIIGKLSDVFGVFVGFSFIVVFMVLVIVMLNVLQSSLKLYSK